TTTTCTGGCAAAAAAGGTGCAGCACCCATTTCAAATGCAAGGCTTCCTGCACGAGGAATCGCAAGTCCCGGACCGATTGCAATATAAATTAAAAATGGAAAAATGAGTGCAAAAATAGGGTGAACTCTAAGATTCAGCTGATTTAAACTACCTGCCTTTGCTACAGCAATTACACCTAATATCGGCAGTCCAACCGCCGACACGATAAAACCAGCCAGAGCAGCCCATAAATGATCACCTGCTGATTGACCAAGGAATGGAGGAAATATAAGATTTCCAGCACCAAAAAACATAGAAAACAACATAAAACTAATAAAGACAACTTGTTTTGCAGAAAAATTCATGATGTGATATCTCCTTAGGATGTAAAAATATTATTGTATTATATCATTTATTCATTCTGAATTCTTTAGGGGTTCTTCCATATTTCTCTTTAAAAATTCGATAAAAATAACTAATGTTATCATAGCCAACCTGCTCAACAATTAAAGCAATCGGCAAATCGCTGCCTTGTAATAATTCTTTTGCCTTATCCAGCCTTCTCTCTTGGAGAAGCTCTTTAAAAGTTCGAGAAGTTGCCTTTTTAATGGTTTTGCTTAGACCATAATGTGATTGGTTTAACTGCTCTGCTAATTCATATAAAGAGGCTTCTTTGTAGTGTTCCTCAATATATTTAAGCGATTCAACCACCAAATAGTGAGTGATGGACGCTTCTTCTTTTCTTTCTACTCGATCAGAATTCTTTATTAACTCTATCATAAAGAGCCCCATATAAAGCTTGATGGCAGACTCTGAAAAAGTGGTCGGATACATGATTTCGTGGATTATTTTTCCTATCAATTCCTGTATAGCTTCTACTTCAGAAACTTTGAAATACAGAAATTGCCCATTCTGTGTGTTATTGTAGAGGCTGCTCAACAAAAAATCACTGACAATATTTTCAGAACTTAAATAGGAAAAAATAAAATCAAAGAAAGCAGGACGAATAATGAAGTTAATAACAATATCTTCTCTGTCACATGCTTTAATTTCATGTTCAATATGTTGATTTAAGATCAGCAACTCACGTTTTTTTAAGGTAATCTGCCTTCCTCCAACTGTCTGCTGCAATTCTCCATTATAAACATAATTGACCTCAATGTAATCATGTTTATGTAAGGGGAAATCCACAAATCTTGTATGCTTCCGAACCATAATCATCTTATCTTTACTTAAGAATTTTTCACTCTCAATAATAAAATTCGTCTTACTGGTATATAGGTTTTTACTTACTTTCGTTTGCTGTTCAAGTATATCTTTCTCTTCATCTGTCAGTTGTAAAAGTTCGCTAAGAAGTTCCTGGTCCACTCTTTTCACCTATTTCCTGATTCACAAGTGTTTTTTTATAAGATATAATCATACCATTTCCCTGTACTGATTAGAACAAAAAAAGTATGCCCCTTTTACAGGAACATACCTTAGAAATTACCTGATTACAGATTCAACATTCCTTTGCGTGGAACAACACCAAATGCGTCTGCAAGCTCTTGCAACTGAGTATCAGTGATTGTTTGTTTTTTTCCGCCTTGAGCACATACAATAGTATATACTTCAGCAGCTTTTTCAGCTGTTTCAATCAGACCAAAGGTTTCATCTAATGTGGTACCAGCGCCGAAGATTCCATGATGAGGCCAAAGTACAAGGCGGACATCCTCCATCTTTTCAGCTGTTGCTTCACCAATTGCATTTGTGCCTGGAACAATCCATGGAATGATTCCTACACCTTCAGGGAAAACAACAAGACATTCAGTGCACATTTCCCATAAGGTTTTTGTAAAATCTTCTTCCTTTAAACTATGTGTAAAGGACATTGCAATAAGGTTGGTGGCGTGGCAGTGCATAATTACTCGATGGTTTTTATCAACTGCTAAACGCTTCATATGGTTCATAAGATGTGTTGGTAATTCGCTAGTTGCCACTCCACCGTCTTCAAATCCCCATAGAATTTCATAGCTTTTACCATCAGCAGAAATACGGATAATACCTAGGTTATTAGCTGGATCTCTTTTTACATTTTTAAAATAATTTCCCTGAACCGGTAATGATGAAGTATCGTCCAGCAAGTGCTGATGCATCAATGTTCATTGATACTGTTCTTTTAACATCGTCTACATTCAAAAATGGAAGAACTTCATATTCATGTAATAAATAACTGATATTGCCGCCATTCCTTTCATCCCAGCCTAAACGGTATAAATTAGAGGTCGTTTCCAACATTTCTTGTAAGAATGGTGCTAAATATATCGCATCTTTAATCATTGTCATACTCATGGTAAATCTCTCCTTATTTTAAAATTTCATTTTATATGTCAAATTATCAATGTATCATCTTCACACTGTAATATTAACCTGATTACCAAAATAAATCAACATAAACAAAGAAATTATTGTTGTTTTATTTTTGTTTAGTTAACAATATTGCCACAAACGTCATTTGTTTAGTTTTGTTTTACTAACATTTAGACATATTTATATTTATTGGTTTTGTTTGCACAAAAAAACAGACCGTAAAACGGTCTGCTTTGGATAATTAGCAAATATTAGAATTTTGGTCTATCCTTCTAATAATAGAGAGTGCGGATCTTCCAACAATTCTTTTACTGCAGCAAGGAAACTAACAGCCTCTTTTCCATCTACAATTCGATGATCGTAAGAAAGAGCAATATACATCATCGGGCGATTTTCCATTCGTTCTTTATCAATCGCTACTGGCCTTAATTGAATCTTATGCATACCGAGTATCCCCACTTGCGGGCTATTTAAAATTGGCGTTGACATTAAAGAACCGAATACACCGCCGTTTGTAATTGTAAATGTTCCACCTTGTAAATCTTTTAAAGTTAAAGCGTTATCACGTGCTTTTTTCCCGAGATCACTGATTTCTTGTTCAATCTCAGCAAAGTTTTTATGGTTTGCATTTCGTACCACAGGTACAACCAGACCTTCCGGTGCTGCAACTGCAATTCCGATATCATAAAACTTCTTGATAATGATTTCATCGTCTTGAATTTCGGCATTTAAAAGAGGGAATTGTTTTAAGGCTGAGACCACAGCTTTTGTAAAAAATGACATGAATCCAAGTCGAACACCATGTTTTTCAAAAAAGACATCTTTCCGTTTATTGCGTAAATCCATAATAGCAGTCATGTCAACTTCGTTAAAGGTCGTTAACATTGCAGCGGTATGTTGAACTTCAACCAAGCGTTTAGCGATTGTTTGACGGCGGCGTGACATTTTCACACGTTCTACTGGTTTATCAAAATCAGCATCTATTTGTTGTGAGGTTGGATTTTGACTTACCTTTTCCAACTTTGGTTCTTCCTTTACATTAGTGGTACTTGTATGTGCTTTTACATCATCAGGTCTAATTCTGCCAAGGGGATCACGAGTGCTTACTTGGTTTAAATCGATTCCCAGTTCTCTTGCCAATTTTCTTGCAGCAGGTGAAGCAATCGGACGATCCGTTTTCGGAAGTTCTATCTCTTGATGCCCGCTTGGCTGGTCTAATGGTTCATTAGCCGTTTTTTCAGGAGCTGCCGCTGGAACAGCCGGAATAACACCTTCAGCTGCGTTCTCTTCGATAACAGCAATGACATCACCAACTTCTACCGTATCACCAGGTTCTTTTAATACTTTTGTAACAACACCTGAGTGTTCGGCATTTAATTCTATATTAACTTTGTCAGTTTCCAGTTCTACAACACTATCCCCTTTGGATACTTTATCACCAATATTAATGAGCCATTGAGAAATGGTTCCTTCTGAAATGGATTCTGCCAGTTCCGGTACTTTTATTTCTATCATGTGTCATATCCTCCTAGGAATTAGGTTAAGTCTTCTTTCAAATTAGGATTTTAACTTAGTATTTCAGTAATGATTTATCTGTTTCTAGACGACTCTTTTTCTTGATTCTGAGTAACTACTATACTATCAGTATTCAACGCCTGTTCGATAATACGTTCCTGTTCCTTCTTATGAACTAATGGGTCACCGCCTGCGGTGCTTGAACGGTACTGACGCCCGATGTAACCGACAGTCAGGCTGCCTGCAGCAAGCTCATAAAGAGTTGGTGCAATATAATGCCATGCTCCCATATTCTTCGGTTCTTCCTGTACCCATACAATCTCCCTCAAGTTAGGATAACGGTTAATGATGGTTTCCACTTTTTCCTTCGGGAATGGATACAATTGTTCGATGCGCAGGATGTGTATCTCGTCCAAATTTATCTTTTCTTTACTTGAATCGATTTCTACAGCGAGATCGATCGCTATCTTACCCGTCGTTAACACTAACCGTTTTACCTTCTCCGTCTCTTTTCCTAGAAGCTCCTGTTCCATAACCGTTTGGAACTGGCCTTCGCTAAGAGCTGTAGCAGGTGATGAGACCAAAGGGTGTCGAAGCAGGCTCTTAGGTGTCAATATAACTAATGGCCGAACATACTCAGTACCTAAAATCGATGCTTGACGGCGCAAGATATGAAAATATTGGGCCGCACTTGTCAAGTTAGCTACTGTCCAGTTATTTTCGGCTGCCAACTGTAAGAAACGTTCAGGTCGGGCACTGGAGTGCTCGGGACCCTGCCCCTCGTAACCGTGAGGCAATAGAAGGGTAAGCCCGGATTTTTGACCCCATTTTGCTCTTGCCGACGAAACAAACTGATCAAAGAGGGGCTGCGCCGTGTTGGCAAAGTCGCCATATTGTCCTTCCCACATGACAAGTGTTTCAGGAGCAAATACGTTATAGCCATATTCAAATCCTACAACAGCAGCTTCCGACAGCGGGCTATTATGAACTCCAAACGAGGCCCGTGCTTGTGGAAGATGATGTAAAGGTGAAAAAGTTTCATTCGTTTCTGAATCGTGGAGCAAAATGTGACGCTGTGCAAAAGTTCCACGTTCAGAATCTTGACCTGTTAAACGAATCGGCGTTCCTTCTTTTAACATGGCCGCGAATGCCAGCACTTCTGCTACCGCCCATTCTACTTTTCCGTTCTCATCAAGTGCTGTTTCACGGCGCTCGAGAATCCGCTTTAATTTTGGATAAACATGAAAACCTTCCGGCCATTTCAATAGTTCACAGTTTAATTCGCGCAGAGTATCAAGCGGCACGCTTGTGTCCAAAGGTGGAATTCCTTTGGCAATAACCCCAGGAACCTCAACTTCTGCAGGAGATTCACCCTGCTTCTTCTCTGACACTTTGTCATATTCCGCTTGCAACTGCTCTTGGACGTTAAGGTTGATTTGCTCTACTTCTTTTTGATCAAGAATGCCTTTAATTTGCAGCTGTTC
This genomic stretch from Neobacillus niacini harbors:
- a CDS encoding AraC family transcriptional regulator, with the protein product MDQELLSELLQLTDEEKDILEQQTKVSKNLYTSKTNFIIESEKFLSKDKMIMVRKHTRFVDFPLHKHDYIEVNYVYNGELQQTVGGRQITLKKRELLILNQHIEHEIKACDREDIVINFIIRPAFFDFIFSYLSSENIVSDFLLSSLYNNTQNGQFLYFKVSEVEAIQELIGKIIHEIMYPTTFSESAIKLYMGLFMIELIKNSDRVERKEEASITHYLVVESLKYIEEHYKEASLYELAEQLNQSHYGLSKTIKKATSRTFKELLQERRLDKAKELLQGSDLPIALIVEQVGYDNISYFYRIFKEKYGRTPKEFRMNK
- the odhB gene encoding 2-oxoglutarate dehydrogenase complex dihydrolipoyllysine-residue succinyltransferase, which translates into the protein MIEIKVPELAESISEGTISQWLINIGDKVSKGDSVVELETDKVNIELNAEHSGVVTKVLKEPGDTVEVGDVIAVIEENAAEGVIPAVPAAAPEKTANEPLDQPSGHQEIELPKTDRPIASPAARKLARELGIDLNQVSTRDPLGRIRPDDVKAHTSTTNVKEEPKLEKVSQNPTSQQIDADFDKPVERVKMSRRRQTIAKRLVEVQHTAAMLTTFNEVDMTAIMDLRNKRKDVFFEKHGVRLGFMSFFTKAVVSALKQFPLLNAEIQDDEIIIKKFYDIGIAVAAPEGLVVPVVRNANHKNFAEIEQEISDLGKKARDNALTLKDLQGGTFTITNGGVFGSLMSTPILNSPQVGILGMHKIQLRPVAIDKERMENRPMMYIALSYDHRIVDGKEAVSFLAAVKELLEDPHSLLLEG